One Deefgea tanakiae genomic region harbors:
- a CDS encoding cell division protein FtsQ/DivIB produces the protein MWNKPQLLMWFANLLTALALMLLFYSLLFLAVHSPLFPVRKIKVDGDLTHVTREQLQYVIKNELKGTFFTLDLDKTRQNFEKLPWVRQVEVRRRWPDRLEVNIEEHKAVARWGTAGLLNSHGEKFDAASGDHLPVLEGPDGTEKIMVEGFQRLKVALAPLGRTPTKLWLSERRAWRFELDKQLIVEVGRDDPVDRVTRFVKAYPSTLALLQQPFEYVDLRYPNGFAVRLPSYHPIEKPVAGKGSAVKVVPSVAKPKATKASA, from the coding sequence ATGTGGAATAAGCCGCAGCTATTGATGTGGTTTGCAAATTTGCTGACTGCTTTGGCATTGATGCTGCTGTTTTACTCGCTGTTATTTTTGGCGGTGCATTCGCCTTTGTTTCCGGTTCGCAAAATCAAGGTGGATGGTGATTTAACCCATGTCACGCGTGAGCAGTTGCAGTACGTGATTAAGAATGAGTTAAAAGGGACTTTCTTTACGCTGGATTTGGATAAAACCCGGCAAAATTTTGAAAAGTTACCTTGGGTACGGCAAGTTGAAGTGCGTCGCCGCTGGCCTGATCGCTTAGAAGTGAATATTGAAGAGCATAAGGCGGTTGCCCGGTGGGGAACAGCAGGCTTACTCAATTCACACGGCGAAAAATTTGATGCTGCTAGCGGCGATCATTTGCCTGTGTTGGAAGGGCCTGATGGTACTGAGAAGATTATGGTGGAAGGGTTTCAACGGCTAAAAGTCGCGTTGGCGCCTTTAGGAAGAACACCAACAAAGCTGTGGCTATCTGAGCGCCGAGCTTGGCGCTTTGAATTGGACAAGCAACTGATTGTGGAAGTAGGGCGAGATGATCCGGTTGATCGGGTCACGCGTTTTGTAAAAGCCTACCCGAGCACGTTGGCACTCTTGCAGCAGCCGTTTGAATATGTTGATTTGCGCTATCCAAATGGCTTTGCAGTGCGTTTGCCGAGTTACCACCCGATTGAAAAGCCGGTTGCAGGAAAAGGAAGTGCAGTGAAGGTCGTGCCGTCTGTCGCAAAACCAAAAGCGACTAAAGCTTCGGCATGA
- a CDS encoding UDP-N-acetylmuramoyl-tripeptide--D-alanyl-D-alanine ligase, with the protein MMLNLQETAQALNAKLQGNPELVFMRVTTDSRDIRAGDLFVALKGERFDAHDFVAQAFAQGAVAVMVEHAVDGNCIIVADTLLALGELAGYWRARHAAKPLVAITGSNGKTSLKEMLASILAVNAGSADLVHATKGNLNNHIGLPLTLLGIRAEHRFVVAEMGMNHFGEIDYLTNIARPDVAVVNNAGAAHLEALGSVAGVAKAKGEIFAGLVGNGVAIINADDEFAGFWRELASSHSQISFGLQDAEISAEQVQLLASGSVFKLATPLGSAEVSLVVPGLHNVRNALAAAASAIALQIPLADIATGLSAWGGVKGRLQAKRAANGASILDDTYNANPDSMRAAVDVLAAIGASSTEPTVLVLGDMGEVGEDAAERHAEIGAYARHQGIGALFALGEHMAHAVAEFGEGAQHFANKADLLLALTQAVTQQSHVLVKGSRFMRMEEVVIALEGVQPCC; encoded by the coding sequence TGATGTTGAATTTGCAGGAAACTGCGCAAGCGCTCAATGCCAAGCTACAGGGAAATCCTGAGTTGGTGTTTATGCGCGTCACCACGGATAGCCGCGACATTCGCGCGGGTGATTTGTTTGTTGCACTCAAAGGTGAGCGTTTTGATGCGCATGATTTTGTCGCGCAAGCATTCGCACAAGGTGCGGTTGCGGTGATGGTTGAGCATGCCGTGGACGGCAATTGCATTATCGTCGCTGATACCTTGTTGGCTTTGGGTGAGTTAGCAGGGTATTGGCGTGCAAGGCATGCGGCAAAACCGTTAGTGGCAATTACTGGCAGTAATGGTAAAACATCGCTAAAAGAAATGTTGGCTTCGATTCTGGCGGTGAATGCCGGTAGCGCCGACTTGGTGCATGCGACCAAAGGCAATTTGAATAACCATATTGGCTTGCCGTTAACGCTATTGGGAATTCGTGCTGAGCATCGTTTTGTCGTGGCCGAGATGGGGATGAACCATTTTGGCGAGATTGATTACCTCACTAATATTGCGCGTCCAGACGTAGCGGTGGTGAATAACGCGGGCGCAGCGCACTTAGAAGCTTTGGGTTCAGTTGCGGGAGTTGCCAAAGCAAAAGGTGAGATTTTTGCTGGCTTGGTCGGTAATGGCGTAGCCATTATCAATGCCGATGATGAGTTTGCAGGTTTCTGGCGTGAATTAGCCAGCTCGCATTCACAAATCTCATTTGGTTTACAAGACGCAGAAATCTCTGCCGAGCAAGTTCAACTATTGGCCAGTGGCAGTGTATTCAAATTGGCGACGCCGTTGGGCTCAGCAGAAGTATCACTGGTCGTGCCGGGATTACACAATGTCCGCAATGCACTGGCTGCAGCAGCATCGGCCATCGCTTTGCAAATTCCATTGGCTGATATTGCTACGGGATTATCAGCATGGGGTGGCGTTAAGGGCCGATTGCAAGCTAAACGTGCTGCTAATGGCGCGAGTATTTTAGATGACACTTATAACGCCAATCCCGACTCAATGCGCGCAGCGGTTGATGTATTAGCTGCGATTGGTGCAAGCAGTACCGAGCCAACGGTGCTGGTATTGGGTGATATGGGCGAAGTTGGCGAGGATGCGGCAGAGCGTCACGCTGAAATCGGCGCATATGCACGCCATCAAGGCATCGGCGCATTGTTTGCCCTTGGCGAGCACATGGCTCACGCCGTAGCTGAATTTGGCGAAGGCGCTCAGCATTTTGCAAACAAAGCTGATTTATTGCTCGCACTCACTCAAGCCGTGACACAGCAATCACACGTTTTAGTAAAAGGTTCGCGATTTATGCGAATGGAAGAAGTTGTTATTGCTTTAGAAGGAGTACAGCCATGTTGCTGA
- the ftsA gene encoding cell division protein FtsA, with the protein MTRDAKNLIVGLDIGTSKVVAVVADVKEDGSLNVVGLGSAASKGLKRGVVVDIEKTVAAIQSALGEAELMADCKISEVYTGIAGSHIKSLNSHGMVAIKDKEVTQADIDRVIETASAVNIPTDHQVLHILSQEYVIDGQEDVKEPLGMSGVRLEVRVHIVSGAVSAVQNITKCVRRCGLEIAEVVLQPLASSYAVLTEDEKDLGVCLVDIGGGTTDIAVFIGGSIRHTAVIPIAGDQITNDVAMALRTPTGEAENIKIQHGVALRHMTDPQTMIEVPGVGERGARQMSRHTLAEVIEPRVEELYSFVQAELRRVGFEDRLSSGIVITGGASLMPGMTDLAEEIFHMPVRLGLPRYVGGLAEVVKNPRYSTAVGLLILARQQMQKAPNHRGKEGGMGDVFGRMKSWFQNNF; encoded by the coding sequence GTGACTAGGGATGCAAAAAACCTCATCGTTGGGCTAGATATCGGGACTTCAAAAGTGGTCGCGGTGGTGGCTGATGTGAAGGAAGACGGCTCATTGAATGTTGTGGGTCTTGGCTCTGCTGCGTCGAAAGGCTTGAAGCGCGGTGTGGTGGTTGATATTGAAAAAACCGTCGCCGCCATTCAATCCGCACTCGGTGAAGCTGAATTAATGGCCGACTGCAAAATCAGCGAAGTGTATACCGGTATCGCTGGCAGCCACATCAAGAGCCTGAATTCACACGGCATGGTGGCGATTAAAGATAAAGAAGTCACTCAAGCTGATATTGATCGAGTGATTGAAACAGCTAGCGCTGTCAATATTCCGACCGACCATCAAGTGCTGCATATTTTGTCGCAAGAATATGTGATTGATGGACAAGAAGACGTAAAAGAGCCGTTGGGCATGTCGGGTGTACGTTTAGAAGTTCGCGTGCACATTGTGTCGGGTGCAGTGTCTGCAGTGCAAAACATTACCAAATGCGTACGCCGCTGTGGTTTGGAAATCGCTGAAGTGGTGTTGCAACCCTTGGCTTCAAGCTATGCCGTACTCACCGAAGATGAAAAAGACCTTGGTGTATGTTTAGTCGATATTGGCGGTGGTACGACGGATATCGCAGTATTTATTGGTGGTTCGATTCGTCATACGGCGGTCATTCCCATTGCCGGTGATCAAATCACAAATGATGTGGCAATGGCATTACGTACACCAACAGGTGAAGCAGAAAACATCAAGATTCAACATGGTGTGGCCTTGCGTCATATGACCGATCCACAAACGATGATTGAAGTACCGGGCGTGGGTGAGCGTGGTGCGCGACAAATGAGCCGCCACACTTTGGCTGAAGTCATTGAACCGCGTGTTGAAGAATTATATAGCTTTGTGCAGGCAGAGCTACGCCGAGTTGGTTTCGAAGATCGTTTGTCGAGCGGGATTGTGATTACCGGCGGCGCTTCATTGATGCCAGGTATGACTGATTTGGCCGAAGAAATATTCCACATGCCAGTGCGTTTAGGTTTGCCACGTTATGTGGGCGGTCTGGCTGAAGTGGTTAAAAATCCGCGCTACTCAACGGCGGTCGGTTTATTGATTTTGGCGCGACAACAAATGCAAAAAGCGCCAAATCATCGTGGTAAAGAAGGTGGAATGGGTGATGTTTTCGGCAGAATGAAGTCATGGTTTCAAAATAACTTCTGA
- the mraY gene encoding phospho-N-acetylmuramoyl-pentapeptide-transferase: MLLMLLQWLGESVRAFNVFNYLTLRAVLATITALTISWTLGPWVIRKLAELKVGQAVRDDGPQTHLIKAGTPTMGGTLILLSIGLTTLLWGDLRNQYIWLVLVVTLATGVIGFVDDYKKVALKNPKGLSAKAKMFWQSAIAIGAGLFLVNFGSDASNTGFIIPFYKEILYPFGAIGFCILTYFVIVGTSNAVNLTDGLDGLAIMPVVLVAGAFCIFAYVAGNFKFATYLGVPHVAGAGELIVFCAAIVGAGLGFLWFNAYPAEVFMGDVGALALGAGLGVVAVIVRQEIVLLIMGGVFVVEALSVMIQVASFKMTGKRVFRMAPLHHHYELKGWKETQVVVRFWIITMLLVLVGLATLKLR, encoded by the coding sequence ATGTTGCTGATGTTGTTGCAATGGCTCGGCGAATCGGTTCGCGCCTTTAATGTATTTAATTACCTAACGTTGCGTGCAGTTTTGGCAACGATTACCGCTTTGACGATTTCATGGACTTTAGGCCCATGGGTAATTCGCAAATTAGCTGAGTTAAAAGTTGGCCAAGCAGTACGAGATGATGGCCCACAAACGCATTTGATTAAAGCCGGCACGCCTACGATGGGCGGCACGCTGATTTTGCTATCGATTGGTCTGACTACCTTACTGTGGGGCGACTTGCGTAATCAATACATTTGGTTGGTACTCGTCGTGACCTTGGCTACGGGCGTGATTGGTTTTGTTGATGATTACAAAAAAGTAGCGCTCAAAAATCCAAAGGGTTTGTCGGCCAAGGCCAAAATGTTTTGGCAATCGGCAATTGCGATTGGTGCGGGTTTATTTTTGGTTAACTTTGGTAGTGATGCGAGCAATACCGGTTTCATTATTCCATTTTACAAAGAAATCCTTTATCCATTTGGTGCCATTGGTTTTTGTATCTTGACCTATTTCGTCATTGTGGGGACGAGTAATGCGGTCAATCTTACCGATGGCTTGGATGGCTTGGCGATTATGCCGGTGGTGTTGGTCGCTGGCGCGTTTTGTATTTTTGCCTATGTGGCAGGCAATTTTAAATTTGCAACTTACCTTGGTGTTCCCCATGTGGCGGGTGCAGGTGAATTGATTGTTTTCTGTGCGGCAATTGTTGGCGCAGGCTTGGGCTTTTTATGGTTCAACGCTTATCCGGCTGAAGTCTTCATGGGCGACGTTGGCGCGTTGGCGCTTGGTGCCGGTTTAGGCGTGGTGGCGGTGATTGTTCGTCAAGAAATCGTTTTATTGATTATGGGCGGCGTGTTTGTCGTTGAGGCGCTCTCGGTGATGATCCAAGTTGCAAGTTTCAAAATGACGGGCAAGCGGGTGTTCCGAATGGCACCCTTGCATCATCACTATGAATTGAAGGGCTGGAAAGAAACCCAAGTGGTGGTTCGTTTCTGGATTATCACCATGCTTTTGGTCTTGGTAGGCTTAGCCACCTTGAAACTACGGTAG
- the murC gene encoding UDP-N-acetylmuramate--L-alanine ligase yields MKHKVKRIHFVGIGGVGMSGIAEVLLNLGFEVSGTDLGVSATTKRLAAAGAEVFHGHAAEYVANADVVVISSAVKDDNPEVVEARKRKIPVVPRAMMLAELMRLKQGIAIAGTHGKTTTTSLSASVLEAAGLDPTFVIGGKLHAAGSNARLGQGDFLVAEADESDASFLMLTPVISVVTNIDADHMDTYGHDFEKLKQAFIDFLHHLPFYGRAILCVDDPHVRSILPKVTSPVTTYGVAEDAMLRAENIVADNGQMRFDAVWENGESRRLAVTLNMPGMHNVLNALAAIAIGIEVGADEAAIVAALASFQGVGRRFQRYGEVALETGGSFTLVDDYGHHPVEMAATLAATRGAFPGRRLMLAFQPHRYTRTRDCFEDFVKVLNTVDGLLLAEVYAAGEAPIVAADGRSLARAVRVAGKVEPVFVENIADMPAAILAAVRDGDVVVTMGAGTIGNTPKLLSEMVK; encoded by the coding sequence ATGAAACATAAAGTAAAACGCATACATTTCGTAGGTATTGGCGGCGTTGGCATGAGCGGCATTGCCGAGGTGTTGTTGAATCTTGGTTTTGAGGTGAGCGGTACCGATTTGGGCGTGAGCGCAACTACCAAACGCTTGGCAGCTGCGGGCGCAGAAGTATTTCACGGCCATGCCGCTGAGTACGTTGCTAACGCGGATGTGGTGGTGATTTCAAGCGCGGTCAAAGATGACAACCCCGAAGTTGTTGAGGCGCGCAAACGCAAAATTCCAGTAGTGCCACGCGCGATGATGTTGGCTGAGTTGATGCGCCTTAAGCAAGGCATCGCAATTGCCGGTACTCACGGAAAAACGACAACGACGAGTCTGAGCGCGAGTGTGCTTGAAGCTGCCGGGCTGGATCCGACCTTTGTGATTGGTGGAAAATTGCATGCCGCCGGCTCGAATGCACGATTGGGGCAAGGGGACTTTTTGGTTGCCGAAGCGGATGAAAGCGATGCGTCTTTCTTGATGCTCACGCCGGTGATTTCTGTGGTGACCAATATCGATGCCGATCATATGGATACCTATGGACATGATTTTGAAAAGCTGAAGCAAGCCTTCATCGATTTCCTGCACCATTTACCATTTTATGGTCGGGCGATTTTGTGTGTCGATGATCCACATGTGCGCTCAATTTTGCCGAAAGTCACCAGTCCAGTTACCACTTATGGCGTGGCTGAAGATGCAATGTTGCGCGCGGAAAACATCGTGGCCGATAACGGCCAGATGCGCTTTGATGCAGTTTGGGAAAACGGCGAATCACGCCGTTTGGCCGTGACCTTGAATATGCCCGGCATGCACAACGTGCTCAATGCCTTGGCTGCGATTGCGATTGGGATTGAAGTGGGGGCAGATGAAGCGGCGATTGTCGCAGCATTGGCTTCATTCCAAGGCGTAGGTCGTCGGTTCCAACGTTATGGCGAAGTGGCGCTTGAAACTGGTGGTTCATTTACCTTAGTCGATGATTATGGTCATCACCCGGTGGAAATGGCGGCGACTTTGGCCGCCACGCGAGGTGCTTTCCCAGGGCGTCGGTTGATGTTGGCATTCCAGCCGCACCGCTACACGCGAACGCGTGATTGTTTTGAAGATTTCGTCAAAGTACTCAATACCGTCGATGGTCTGTTGCTTGCCGAGGTTTACGCCGCTGGCGAAGCGCCGATTGTTGCCGCTGATGGCCGCTCACTTGCTCGTGCGGTACGTGTGGCTGGCAAGGTAGAGCCGGTGTTTGTGGAGAACATTGCCGATATGCCAGCGGCAATCCTTGCCGCAGTCCGTGATGGTGATGTGGTGGTCACGATGGGCGCCGGAACGATTGGGAATACACCGAAATTGTTAAGTGAGATGGTGAAATGA
- the ftsW gene encoding putative lipid II flippase FtsW, producing MRQIFYQAMKRMKPTMSAYDQTLFWCIVMLLTIGLVMVYSSSIAMAEVDKDTGFKSNYFLIRHAIFLLVGCAAAFIAYNIPSETWRKYSPILFIGGIVLLILVLIPGIGREVNGSRRWLSLFVINLQPSELVKYFVVLYAADYSVRKNSSMSAKISESFSKVLFPLAIVMTVVGGLLLAQPDMGALIVVTAIAVGILFLAGFSWQLFAGLIVVLGGAFFTLIATSPYRRARVLGFLDPWQDPYGKGYQLSHSLIAFGRGEFTGVGLGLSVEKLSYLPEAHTDFLMAIIAEEFGFVGVAIVISLFAFLVFRAFAIGVQANKLERHWQSLAAQGVGIWIGFQAVINIGVNMGVMPTKGLTLPLLSFGGSGIVANLLALGFLMRIDYENRQMIRGYNV from the coding sequence ATGCGTCAAATCTTTTATCAAGCCATGAAGCGAATGAAGCCCACGATGAGCGCCTACGATCAGACGCTCTTCTGGTGCATCGTGATGCTGCTGACGATTGGTTTGGTGATGGTGTACTCGTCTTCGATTGCGATGGCGGAAGTAGATAAAGATACGGGATTTAAATCGAATTATTTTTTAATTCGTCATGCCATTTTTCTACTCGTGGGGTGCGCAGCGGCTTTTATTGCATACAATATCCCAAGTGAAACTTGGCGTAAATACTCTCCGATTTTGTTTATTGGCGGCATTGTTTTACTGATCTTGGTATTGATTCCTGGCATTGGCCGAGAAGTAAACGGTAGTCGCCGCTGGTTGAGTTTATTTGTAATTAATTTGCAGCCATCTGAATTAGTTAAGTATTTTGTCGTGCTGTATGCCGCTGATTACAGTGTGCGTAAAAATAGCAGCATGAGTGCCAAAATTTCAGAGAGTTTCTCAAAAGTTTTATTTCCATTGGCCATCGTGATGACTGTGGTGGGCGGACTTTTATTGGCACAACCCGATATGGGCGCGCTCATTGTGGTTACTGCGATTGCGGTCGGCATTTTATTTTTAGCTGGATTTAGTTGGCAATTATTTGCCGGCTTGATTGTTGTTTTGGGTGGCGCTTTTTTTACTTTAATTGCAACGAGTCCATATCGCCGTGCTCGGGTTTTAGGATTTTTAGATCCTTGGCAAGATCCGTACGGTAAAGGTTATCAATTAAGTCATTCGCTGATTGCATTTGGACGTGGTGAGTTCACCGGTGTTGGCTTGGGATTAAGTGTTGAGAAATTGTCGTATTTACCTGAAGCGCACACTGACTTTTTAATGGCGATTATTGCTGAAGAATTTGGCTTTGTCGGTGTGGCTATTGTGATTTCTTTGTTTGCCTTTTTAGTCTTTCGCGCGTTTGCAATTGGCGTGCAAGCCAATAAATTAGAGCGGCATTGGCAATCATTAGCGGCGCAAGGCGTGGGTATTTGGATTGGCTTTCAGGCTGTGATTAATATTGGCGTAAATATGGGCGTGATGCCGACTAAAGGGTTGACCTTGCCTTTACTTTCATTTGGCGGCTCTGGGATTGTTGCCAACTTATTGGCTTTGGGTTTTTTAATGCGAATTGACTATGAAAATCGCCAAATGATTCGGGGGTATAACGTATGA
- a CDS encoding D-alanine--D-alanine ligase, whose amino-acid sequence MNQYGKVAVIMGGSSAEREVSLMSGAGVLAALQASGIDAHAFDPAEKPLQLLKAEGFDRAFLILHGRGGEDGTIQGALEFLGVPYTGCGVMASAIGMDKWRTKLLWEAAGLPVPDYRIVESAEELKLAAQELSLPLFVKPANEGSSVGVVKLKSLLDVDAAWAEVSQHKSVVLAERNIGGGEYTCAVLDGQALPTVKIIPQTEFYDYESKYIRDDTVYHCPSGLSGEKEQQARSLAEKAYRILGATGWARIDFLTDEDGKIYLLEANTAPGMTTHSLFPMCAREAGLSYESLVMKILATTL is encoded by the coding sequence ATGAATCAGTATGGAAAAGTAGCCGTCATCATGGGTGGTAGTTCAGCAGAGCGAGAAGTGTCTTTGATGAGTGGCGCCGGTGTTTTAGCAGCATTACAAGCAAGTGGCATCGATGCTCATGCATTTGATCCCGCTGAAAAGCCACTGCAATTGTTGAAAGCAGAAGGTTTTGATCGCGCATTTCTAATTTTGCATGGTCGTGGTGGCGAAGATGGCACGATTCAGGGGGCATTGGAGTTTCTTGGTGTGCCATACACCGGCTGCGGAGTGATGGCTTCTGCAATTGGTATGGATAAATGGCGTACCAAATTACTGTGGGAAGCTGCAGGTTTGCCAGTGCCGGATTACCGGATCGTTGAAAGTGCGGAAGAGTTAAAACTTGCTGCGCAAGAACTTAGTTTGCCTTTGTTTGTGAAGCCTGCGAATGAAGGTTCAAGCGTTGGCGTTGTAAAGTTGAAGTCATTACTTGATGTCGATGCCGCGTGGGCTGAGGTATCACAGCATAAATCCGTCGTTTTAGCAGAGCGCAATATTGGTGGCGGTGAATACACATGCGCTGTTTTGGATGGTCAAGCGTTACCAACGGTGAAAATCATTCCGCAAACAGAGTTTTACGATTACGAATCGAAATACATACGTGACGATACGGTGTATCACTGCCCATCAGGCTTATCAGGCGAAAAAGAGCAGCAAGCACGGAGTTTGGCCGAAAAAGCTTACCGTATTTTGGGGGCGACTGGCTGGGCGCGGATCGACTTTCTAACGGATGAAGACGGAAAGATTTACTTGCTTGAGGCCAATACGGCACCCGGTATGACGACGCATAGTTTGTTCCCAATGTGCGCGCGTGAGGCCGGTTTGAGTTACGAATCACTAGTGATGAAAATTTTAGCAACAACTTTGTGA
- the murG gene encoding undecaprenyldiphospho-muramoylpentapeptide beta-N-acetylglucosaminyltransferase, protein MKKRTLLVMAGGTGGHIFPALAVANAVRAQGWDVVWLGAKDAMETRVVPQHGIDLVTLDITGVRGKGLLKKLSQPWVQAKALLHALNLIFRRRPDVAIGFGGFTGFPGGLAMRMCWLPLVIHEQNSVAGLTNRVLSKIANRVLFAFPSAFPNQADCVGNPVRAEMNVVAGPELRFAERSGVLKILVVGGSLGAQVFNEQLPQALALIPENARPEVTHQSGEKHIETLKANYVAAGVNANCVAFIGDMAQAYADADLVLCRSGALTVAELACIGAASVLVPFPYAVDDHQTGNAKFLSDAGAGVLLPQTESSPEKLAKLIQEMTRERCLKMAKAARVLAQPNATDAVVAVIKELAE, encoded by the coding sequence ATGAAAAAACGTACCCTTTTGGTGATGGCGGGCGGTACAGGTGGACATATTTTCCCCGCACTTGCAGTGGCAAATGCGGTGCGTGCTCAAGGCTGGGATGTGGTGTGGTTGGGCGCAAAAGACGCGATGGAAACGCGTGTCGTTCCGCAGCATGGTATTGATTTGGTGACCTTGGATATTACGGGTGTTCGTGGCAAGGGCTTGTTGAAAAAACTGAGCCAACCATGGGTGCAGGCGAAGGCATTGTTGCATGCGTTGAATTTGATTTTCCGTCGTCGCCCTGATGTGGCGATTGGCTTTGGTGGTTTTACGGGCTTTCCCGGCGGCCTCGCCATGCGTATGTGCTGGTTACCTTTGGTGATACACGAGCAAAACTCGGTAGCTGGTTTGACCAATCGAGTACTGTCCAAAATCGCTAATCGAGTGCTCTTTGCATTTCCTTCCGCGTTCCCAAATCAAGCGGATTGTGTCGGTAATCCGGTACGCGCTGAAATGAATGTTGTGGCAGGGCCGGAACTGCGATTTGCCGAGCGCTCTGGAGTATTAAAAATTTTAGTTGTAGGCGGAAGTTTGGGTGCACAAGTATTCAACGAACAACTGCCGCAAGCTTTGGCTTTGATTCCTGAGAATGCTAGGCCTGAAGTGACGCATCAATCAGGTGAAAAGCATATTGAGACGCTCAAAGCCAATTACGTCGCAGCTGGCGTGAATGCCAATTGCGTTGCTTTTATTGGTGATATGGCGCAAGCGTACGCCGATGCAGATTTGGTATTGTGTCGATCCGGCGCTTTGACGGTCGCGGAATTGGCTTGTATTGGCGCGGCAAGTGTATTGGTGCCGTTTCCATATGCTGTGGATGACCATCAAACTGGAAATGCAAAATTCCTCAGCGATGCTGGGGCTGGCGTTTTATTGCCACAAACAGAAAGTAGCCCTGAAAAATTAGCAAAATTAATTCAAGAAATGACTCGAGAGCGTTGCCTGAAAATGGCAAAAGCCGCGCGAGTGTTAGCACAACCTAATGCAACGGACGCAGTCGTTGCAGTGATTAAAGAATTGGCAGAATGA
- the murD gene encoding UDP-N-acetylmuramoyl-L-alanine--D-glutamate ligase: protein MELTAKHCIVVGLGDTGLATARWLVAKGARVTVADSRSTPPNLANLQAELPGVALRLGSFNVDTFADADMLITSPGVPLATPEIAVAIAHGVPVLGDIELLAQALVGKPSQVIAITGSNGKSTVTTMVAQMCEAAGKTTVMAGNIGVPVLAALAEWEARGEWPDIWVLELSSFQLETTRSLAPVAATVLNVSEDHLDRYAGMKEYAATKASIFAGVGMQVLNREDGWCRGMARQAREVIWFGADTPRNGSEYGLLELDGDFSLRCGDIELMKASQLPVAGLHNAVNALASIALCRAAGLPIEPLIRALKNFKGLPHRVEFVAEINGVAYYDDSKGTNVGATEAALKGMTRPVVLIAGGDGKGQDFSPLLEACEQICRAVLLIGRDAPALAEVLNEATSAYLPDDDDNYLPVMMVPSLEMAVSVASNFAETGDVVLLSPACASLDMFKNYHHRAEVFIAAVKGLEH from the coding sequence ATGGAACTCACTGCAAAACATTGCATCGTGGTTGGCTTGGGTGATACGGGCTTGGCCACTGCGCGTTGGTTGGTCGCTAAAGGGGCGCGTGTAACGGTGGCTGATAGTCGCAGCACACCACCCAATTTAGCTAATTTACAGGCTGAGTTGCCAGGTGTTGCGTTGCGACTTGGTTCTTTCAATGTCGATACATTCGCCGATGCCGACATGCTCATCACCAGCCCTGGTGTGCCATTGGCAACACCAGAAATCGCCGTTGCTATAGCGCATGGCGTACCTGTTTTGGGTGATATTGAGTTATTGGCGCAAGCATTAGTGGGTAAGCCGAGCCAAGTGATTGCCATTACTGGTTCTAATGGCAAATCGACCGTGACAACGATGGTGGCGCAAATGTGCGAGGCCGCCGGAAAAACAACCGTGATGGCCGGCAATATCGGCGTCCCCGTCTTGGCCGCATTGGCTGAGTGGGAAGCGCGTGGTGAGTGGCCTGATATTTGGGTGCTCGAACTATCAAGTTTTCAATTGGAGACAACGCGTTCCTTAGCTCCCGTCGCGGCGACGGTGCTCAATGTTTCTGAAGATCATTTAGATCGTTACGCTGGAATGAAAGAGTATGCAGCGACCAAAGCCAGTATTTTTGCTGGTGTAGGCATGCAGGTGCTGAATCGCGAAGATGGCTGGTGCCGGGGTATGGCTCGCCAAGCAAGAGAAGTTATATGGTTTGGTGCGGATACGCCACGTAATGGTTCTGAATATGGATTGCTTGAATTAGACGGTGATTTTAGTCTGCGTTGCGGCGATATCGAGTTGATGAAAGCTTCTCAATTGCCGGTTGCGGGCTTGCATAATGCGGTGAATGCCTTGGCTTCAATTGCCTTGTGCCGCGCAGCGGGTTTGCCAATCGAGCCGCTCATTAGAGCGCTGAAAAACTTCAAAGGTTTGCCGCATCGGGTTGAGTTTGTCGCTGAAATTAATGGCGTGGCTTATTACGACGACTCAAAAGGCACCAATGTAGGCGCAACTGAAGCGGCACTCAAAGGCATGACTCGTCCCGTGGTACTGATTGCAGGTGGTGATGGTAAAGGGCAAGACTTTTCTCCTTTGCTTGAGGCGTGCGAGCAAATTTGTCGTGCAGTGTTGCTGATTGGGCGCGATGCACCTGCTTTGGCCGAAGTGCTCAATGAAGCGACTTCAGCATACTTGCCAGATGATGATGACAATTACTTGCCGGTGATGATGGTGCCGTCACTAGAGATGGCGGTATCGGTGGCGAGCAATTTTGCAGAAACGGGTGATGTGGTATTGCTCTCGCCCGCCTGTGCCAGCTTGGACATGTTTAAAAATTATCACCATCGTGCAGAAGTGTTTATTGCAGCGGTCAAAGGTTTGGAGCATTAA